The following coding sequences lie in one Gorilla gorilla gorilla isolate KB3781 chromosome 5, NHGRI_mGorGor1-v2.1_pri, whole genome shotgun sequence genomic window:
- the LOC101142993 gene encoding putative UPF0607 protein ENSP00000332738 has protein sequence MGNSLSVFCSWFRRRSWPCHRQPARLVREAFPAGRAHPAAPAPVPARGSWDRSPLLFNGQRHLGPSFPVRWDGAPMRLCLIPRNTGTPQRVLPPVVWSAPSRKKPVLSARNSMMFGHLSPVRIPPLRGKFNLQLPSLDEQVIPARLPKMEVRAEEPKEATEVKDQVETQGQEDNKTGACSNGEAASTSRPLETQGNLTSSWYNPRPLEGNVHLKSLTEKNQTDKAQVHAVSFYSKGHGVTSSHSPAGGILPFGKPEPLPTVLPAPVPGCSLWPEKAALKVLGKDHLPSSPGLLMVGEDMQPKDPAALGSSRSSPPRAAGHRPRKRKLSEPPLQLQPTPPLQLRWDRDEGPPPAKLPCLSPEALLVGKASQREGRLQQGNMRKNVRVLSRTSKFMRLRQLLRRRKKRWQGRRGGSRL, from the coding sequence ATGGGCAACTCACTAAGCGTATTTTGTTCCTGGTTCCGCCGCAGGTCCTGGCCATGCCATCGGCAACCTGCTCGTCTTGTccgtgaggccttcccagctggCCGGGCTCACCCCGCGGCTCCTGCACCTGTGCCTGCCCGGGGCAGCTGGGACCGttccccactcctcttcaacGGTCAGCGACATCTTGGGCCTTCTTTTCCAGTCAGGTGGGACGGCGCCCCTATGAGGCTGTGTCTTATCCCTCGGAACACGGGCACCCCACAGAGGGTCCTGCCTCCTGTGGTCTGGAGCGCCCCCTCAAGGAAGAAACCCGTGCTATCTGCTCGTAACTCCATGATGTTTGGACACCTCAGCCCCGTGAGGATCCCTCCTCTCAGAGGCAAGTTTAACCTTCAACTTCCTTCATTAGATGAGCAGGTGATCCCAGCCAGGCTCCCGAAGATGGAGGTGAGGGCAGAAGAGCCCAAAGAAGCAACGGAGGTGAAAGACCAGGTAGAGACCCAGGGGCAGGAGGACAATAAAACGGGCGCCTGTAGCAATGGGGAAGCAGCCTCCACCTCTAGGCCCCTGGAGACTCAGGGAAACCTCACTTCCTCCTGGTACAATCCCAGGCCCTTGGAGGGAAATGTCCACCTCAAGAGCTTGACAGAAAAGAACCAGACTGACAAGGCCCAGGTGCATGCAGTGAGTTTCTACTCCAAGGGCCATGGAGTCACCAGTTCACACAGCCCTGCTGGAGGCATCCTTCCCTTTGGGAAGCCTGAGCCACTTCCAACAGTGCTCCCTGCCCCTGTTCCGGGCTGCTCCCTGTGGCCAGAGAAGGCAGCCTTGAAGGTGCTGGGTAAAGACCACCTGCCCAGCTCTCCAGGCTTGCTGATGGTGGGGGAGGACATGCAGCCCAAGGATCCTGCAGCTCTTGGATCAAGTAGGTCTTCTCCACCCAGAGCTGCCGGCCACAGGCCCCGCAAAAGAAAACTGTCGGAGCCACCGCTGCAGCTGCAACCGACCCCTCCCCTGCAACTGAGGTGGGATAGAGACGAGGGGCCCCCACCAGCTAAGCTTCCATGTCTATCTCCTGAGGCACTGTTGGTGGGTAAGGCTTCCCAAAGAGAAGGACGCCTCCAGCAGGGCAACATGCGTAAGAACGTGAGAGTGTTAAGTAGAACATCAAAATTCATGAGACTAAGACAGCTGcttaggaggagaaagaagagatggcagggcaggcgtggtggctcacgcctgtaa